A DNA window from Citrobacter tructae contains the following coding sequences:
- a CDS encoding NAD(P)/FAD-dependent oxidoreductase: MRKQILIVGAGFAGMWAALSAARLADKHQQSIDITVIAPQPELRVRPRFYENDVQTLVAPLQPLFDVTGVNFLCGTVTQLLPQSKEVSWTDATGKKQLLSYDRLILASGSQVNRSMVAGAAQHAFDLDQLESAAVLEQHLKDLAHRPESEARNTVVVCGGGFTGIEMALELPGRLRDILGADAKTRVVVVERGPQPGARWSQELRDVIAEASAELGVEWRVNAEVESVDASGVTLKDGQTIASQTVIWTVGVQANGLTAQIDAPRDRQGRLHVNANLQVVGHEDIYATGDVAYAATDDKGNHALMTCQHAILLGKFAGNNAAASLLDVAPLPYRQENYVTCLDLGAWGAVYSEGWDQQVKLTRAEAKKLKVSIVSELIYPPKADRAVAFEIADPLAPFV; the protein is encoded by the coding sequence ATGCGTAAACAAATTCTGATCGTGGGCGCCGGTTTTGCCGGTATGTGGGCAGCATTAAGCGCCGCACGACTGGCAGATAAACATCAGCAGTCCATTGATATTACGGTTATTGCTCCGCAACCAGAGCTGCGCGTACGCCCGCGTTTTTATGAGAATGACGTCCAGACGCTGGTCGCACCGCTGCAGCCGCTGTTTGATGTCACCGGTGTGAACTTTCTGTGCGGCACGGTAACGCAGTTGCTTCCGCAATCCAAAGAAGTGAGCTGGACAGACGCAACGGGTAAAAAACAACTTCTTAGCTACGACCGACTGATTCTGGCAAGCGGCAGTCAGGTAAATCGTTCAATGGTCGCCGGAGCCGCGCAGCACGCCTTCGACCTCGATCAGCTGGAAAGCGCAGCCGTACTGGAGCAACATCTGAAGGATCTCGCACACCGACCGGAAAGCGAAGCACGCAATACCGTAGTGGTCTGCGGCGGCGGTTTTACTGGTATCGAAATGGCGCTGGAATTACCGGGTCGCCTGCGCGACATTCTCGGTGCTGATGCTAAGACCAGAGTTGTCGTAGTTGAACGCGGTCCACAGCCGGGCGCACGCTGGAGCCAGGAATTGCGTGATGTGATCGCCGAGGCCTCTGCGGAACTGGGCGTGGAATGGCGGGTCAATGCGGAAGTCGAAAGCGTGGACGCGTCCGGCGTAACGCTGAAAGATGGACAGACAATTGCATCACAAACCGTTATCTGGACGGTCGGCGTTCAGGCGAACGGCTTAACGGCACAGATCGACGCCCCGCGCGATCGTCAGGGCCGCCTGCATGTAAATGCAAATCTTCAGGTTGTGGGTCATGAGGATATCTACGCGACGGGTGATGTTGCCTACGCCGCCACCGATGATAAGGGTAACCATGCGCTGATGACCTGCCAGCACGCCATTCTGTTGGGTAAATTTGCCGGGAATAACGCTGCCGCCAGCCTGCTCGACGTCGCACCACTACCGTACCGTCAGGAAAACTACGTCACCTGTCTGGATCTCGGCGCCTGGGGCGCGGTATATAGCGAAGGGTGGGATCAGCAGGTAAAACTGACGCGTGCAGAAGCGAAGAAGCTGAAAGTGTCGATTGTTAGCGAACTGATTTATCCGCCGAAGGCCGACCGCGCAGTGGCGTTTGAGATTGCCGATCCGCTGGCACCGTTTGTGTAA
- a CDS encoding RrF2 family transcriptional regulator — protein MAFYSSGVEYGIHSLMCMVDSKGDARDMSVREIAELQSVPYDYLAKIFTRLSKAGLVRSIEGKGGGFQLARPAEHITVLDVVNAIDGDKRIFECREIRQRLAVFEEHPPEWACEGICGVRSVMDMAQQRMEEALGQHTILDLARKMYRKAPDTFVVEVQDWIDARKG, from the coding sequence ATGGCATTCTACAGTTCCGGGGTTGAGTACGGCATCCATAGTCTGATGTGTATGGTCGATAGTAAGGGCGATGCGCGGGATATGAGCGTGCGGGAAATTGCCGAGTTGCAAAGCGTACCGTATGACTATCTGGCTAAAATTTTTACCCGTCTGTCGAAGGCCGGACTGGTGCGCAGCATTGAAGGGAAGGGCGGTGGTTTTCAGCTCGCCAGGCCCGCCGAGCACATCACGGTGCTGGACGTGGTCAATGCCATTGACGGCGACAAGCGCATCTTCGAATGCCGCGAAATCCGCCAGCGCTTAGCCGTTTTCGAGGAGCATCCGCCGGAGTGGGCCTGTGAAGGGATTTGCGGCGTGCGCTCAGTGATGGACATGGCGCAGCAGCGCATGGAAGAAGCACTCGGTCAGCACACAATCCTGGATTTAGCCCGCAAGATGTACCGCAAAGCTCCGGATACTTTTGTCGTTGAAGTGCAGGACTGGATCGATGCCCGCAAAGGATAA
- the dtpB gene encoding dipeptide/tripeptide permease DtpB has product MNTRAPTGLLQQPRPFFMIFFVELWERFGYYGVQGILAVFFVKQLGFSQEQAFITFGAFAALVYGLISIGGYVGDHLLGTKRTLVLGAIVLAIGYFMTGMSLLKPDLIFIALGTIAVGNGLFKANPASLLSKCYPPKDARLDGAFTLFYMSINIGSLLSLSLAPVIADKFGYAVTYNLCGAGLIVALLVYFACRGMVKDIGSEPDHKPLVFRNLLCVLAGTVVMIFVCAWLMHNVKIANLVLIFLSIVVTIIFFRQAFKLDKTGRNKMFVAFILMLEAVVFYVLYAQMPTSLNFFAINNVHHEILGFAINPVSFQALNPFWVVLASPVLAVIYTRLGNKGKDLTMPMKFTLGMFLCSLGFLTAAAAGMWFADAQGLTSPWFIVLVYLFQSLGELLISALGLAMVAALVPQHLMGFILGMWFLTQAAAFLMGGYVATFTAVPENITDPLQTLPIYTNVFSKIGLVTLAVTVVMAIMVPWLNRMINTPSTEQ; this is encoded by the coding sequence ATGAATACACGAGCACCTACGGGCTTGCTGCAGCAACCTCGTCCGTTCTTCATGATCTTTTTTGTAGAGTTATGGGAACGATTTGGCTATTACGGCGTTCAGGGCATCCTGGCGGTATTTTTTGTTAAACAACTCGGGTTCTCTCAGGAACAGGCGTTTATCACCTTCGGTGCGTTTGCCGCGCTGGTGTACGGCCTGATCTCCATTGGCGGCTACGTCGGTGACCACCTGCTGGGTACCAAGCGCACGCTGGTTCTCGGTGCCATCGTGTTAGCTATTGGCTACTTCATGACCGGGATGTCGCTGCTGAAACCCGATCTGATCTTTATCGCTCTCGGCACCATTGCCGTTGGTAATGGGCTGTTTAAAGCTAACCCGGCAAGCCTGCTGTCAAAATGCTATCCGCCAAAAGACGCCCGACTGGACGGCGCCTTCACCCTGTTTTATATGTCGATTAACATCGGTTCCCTGCTGTCACTGTCGCTGGCCCCGGTCATTGCTGATAAGTTTGGCTATGCGGTAACCTATAACCTGTGCGGGGCGGGGCTTATCGTCGCGCTGCTGGTTTATTTTGCCTGCCGTGGGATGGTGAAGGACATTGGTTCTGAGCCAGACCATAAGCCGTTGGTATTCCGCAACCTGCTCTGTGTACTGGCCGGTACGGTGGTAATGATATTCGTGTGTGCCTGGCTGATGCACAACGTTAAAATTGCCAACCTGGTGCTGATCTTCCTGTCGATTGTCGTCACCATCATCTTCTTCCGCCAGGCATTCAAACTGGATAAAACCGGGCGCAATAAGATGTTCGTGGCCTTTATCCTGATGCTGGAAGCCGTAGTGTTCTACGTGCTGTACGCGCAGATGCCAACCTCTCTGAACTTCTTTGCCATCAATAACGTGCACCATGAAATTCTGGGCTTTGCCATCAACCCGGTGAGCTTCCAGGCATTGAACCCGTTCTGGGTTGTGCTTGCCAGCCCGGTCTTGGCGGTTATTTATACCCGTCTGGGCAACAAAGGCAAAGACCTGACCATGCCGATGAAGTTTACGCTCGGTATGTTCCTGTGTTCACTGGGCTTCCTGACCGCAGCCGCCGCCGGTATGTGGTTTGCCGATGCGCAGGGGCTGACTTCACCGTGGTTTATTGTGCTGGTGTATCTGTTCCAGAGTCTGGGTGAGTTGCTGATTAGCGCCCTGGGGCTGGCAATGGTCGCCGCACTGGTGCCGCAGCATCTAATGGGCTTTATTCTGGGAATGTGGTTCCTGACCCAGGCTGCGGCCTTCCTGATGGGTGGTTACGTGGCAACGTTCACCGCTGTACCGGAAAACATCACCGACCCGCTACAGACGCTGCCTATCTATACCAACGTCTTCAGTAAAATCGGTCTGGTTACGCTGGCAGTAACGGTGGTAATGGCGATAATGGTGCCATGGCTGAACCGGATGATTAATACGCCAAGTACTGAGCAATAA